GAAGCCCGGGGTACGCCGTGCCACCGAGTCGAGGTCGACGTCGGGGGTGAACGGCTTGCCCTTGGCGTGCACCCGCAGGATGGCCTTGCGGCCCTCCATGTCGGGGGCGTCCACCGGGATCTGCCGGTCGAACCGGCCCGGGCGCAGCAGCGCCGGGTCGAGGATGTCCGGACGGTTGGTGGCCGCGATCAGGATGACCCCGCCCTTGGTGTCGAAGCCGTCCATCTCGACGAGCAGCTGGTTGAGCGTCTGCTCGCGCTCGTCGTGACCGCCGCCCATGCCGGCACCACGGTGTCGGCCGACGGCGTCGATCTCGTCGACGAAGACGATCGCCGGGGCGTTCGCCTTGGCCTGCTCGAACAGGTCACGGACCCGGCTGGCGCCGACACCGACGAACATCTCGACGAAGTCGGAGCCGGAGATGGAGTAGAACGGCACCCCGGCCTCGCCGGCGACCGCGCGGGCCAGCAGCGTCTTGCCGGTGCCGGGCGGGCCGAACAGCAGAACGCCCTTCGGGATCTTGGCACCCAGGGCCTGGTACTTCGCCGGGTTCTGCAGGAAGTCCTTGATCTCGTGCAGCTCCTCGACAGCCTCCTCGGCACCCGCGACGTCCGCGAAGGTCGTCTTCGGAGTGTCCTTGGTGATCATCTTCGCCTTGGACTTGCCGAAGTTGAGCACCCGGGAGCCGCCGCCCTGCATCTGCGACATGAAGAACAGCAGCAGGAGCACGAGCAGCGCGATCGGCAGCAGGTTGACCAGCAGGCTCACCCAGATGCTGTCCGACGAGACCTTGGCGTCGGCCGGGCCGGTGACCCGGTTGGCCGCCTTGGCGTCCAGCACCTCGTTCCAGACCTCGTCACCCACCTGGTACGGGAACTGGGCCTCGATCTTGTTGGTGTTGGTCTCGCCGAACTTCGTCTTCTGGGCCAGGTCGAGCTGGAGCGTCTGCTCCTTGTCCTGGAAGACAACTTTATTGATCTTGGCGGTGTGGAGCTGGTCGAGCGCAACGGAAGTGTCCACGCGGTGGTAGCTGGGACCAGCGGTGAACAGCTGACTGAGCACAACGGCGCCGAGGATGACCAGGATGATCCAGACCACCGGTCGGCGGAAGAAACGCGTACGTTCCATACTGTTGTCGAGCGCCGGAGCGCCCGCATCCTCCTGATCGACGTCCTGACCGTCTGATGGTGTCGCCGCGATGAGCGGCGGCCGGAGCCGCCGTGCGGGCCGGCCTCGACCCCGAAGCGCGAAAACTGCCGCGCCGCGGTCATTCGACGGTACACCGTGTACGCGAGGGATGAGCTTGCGAGCCCCGCACTCGGCGCACGTTCGCCATCGACGGCGCGCACCGTGGGCAGGCTCGCCAGCCCCGCACCAAAACGTACGGCGGGTCCGGGCAGAAGCCGGCGTGGCGGAGAGTCCTGCCCGGCCACCCGAACGCCCGGTCACGCGGTCGAGGGGGCCGGGCGCGAAGTAACCTCCGCGCCACCGGGCTCCACGGTAACCGGAAGAGCTGAGAGTGCGCTGAACGTCGGCTTGACGAATGCCGATGCGAGTTGGCCTCACACCGCCCCGCGGTGAGGGCTGGGGCCGGGCCGGCGTCAGGTCCGGGCGTAAACCTCGGGCTTGAGCACCCCGACGTACGGCAGCTCCCGGTAGCGCTCGTCGAAGTCCAGGCCGTACCCGACCACGAACTCGGTCGGGATGTCGAAGCCGACGTACTTCACCGGGACCGGCACCTTGACCGCGTCCGGCTTGCGGAACAGCGCGACCACCTCGACGCTCGCCGCCGAGCGGGACTCCAGGTAGCGCAGCAGCCAGGAGAGCGTCAGCCCGGAGTCGACGATGTCCTCGACGACCACCACGTGCCGGCCGGCGATGTCCCGGTCCAGGTCCTTGAGGATGCGGACCACCCCGGAGGAGGTGGTGCCCTGGCCGTAGGAGGAGATGGCCATGAAGTCGAGCTCGGCCGGGGGCCCGTTGCGGCCCAACGCCCGGGAGAAGTCCGCCATGAACATCACCGCGCCCTTGAGCACGCACACCAGCAGCAGCCCGTTGTCCACGTGGGCGTAGTCGGCGGAGACCTGCTTCGCCAGCTCCGCCGTCTTCTCGCGGATCTGCGCCTCGGAGATGATCACGTGGTCGATGTCGGCGTCGTACCAGGAGCCGTCAGCCATGACTCCTAGCCTGCCGTACGTCGGA
The nucleotide sequence above comes from Micromonospora sp. NBC_00389. Encoded proteins:
- the hpt gene encoding hypoxanthine phosphoribosyltransferase; the protein is MADGSWYDADIDHVIISEAQIREKTAELAKQVSADYAHVDNGLLLVCVLKGAVMFMADFSRALGRNGPPAELDFMAISSYGQGTTSSGVVRILKDLDRDIAGRHVVVVEDIVDSGLTLSWLLRYLESRSAASVEVVALFRKPDAVKVPVPVKYVGFDIPTEFVVGYGLDFDERYRELPYVGVLKPEVYART
- the ftsH gene encoding ATP-dependent zinc metalloprotease FtsH gives rise to the protein MERTRFFRRPVVWIILVILGAVVLSQLFTAGPSYHRVDTSVALDQLHTAKINKVVFQDKEQTLQLDLAQKTKFGETNTNKIEAQFPYQVGDEVWNEVLDAKAANRVTGPADAKVSSDSIWVSLLVNLLPIALLVLLLLFFMSQMQGGGSRVLNFGKSKAKMITKDTPKTTFADVAGAEEAVEELHEIKDFLQNPAKYQALGAKIPKGVLLFGPPGTGKTLLARAVAGEAGVPFYSISGSDFVEMFVGVGASRVRDLFEQAKANAPAIVFVDEIDAVGRHRGAGMGGGHDEREQTLNQLLVEMDGFDTKGGVILIAATNRPDILDPALLRPGRFDRQIPVDAPDMEGRKAILRVHAKGKPFTPDVDLDSVARRTPGFSGADLANVINESALLTARKDQRAISNDSLEESIDRVIAGPQRRTRVMSDQEKKITAYHEGGHALVAWALPHAAPVHKVTILSRGRSLGHTLVLPTEDKYTQTRAEMIDTLAYALGGRAAEELVFHEPTTGAGNDIEKATQLARAMITQYGMSSKLGAIKYGTSGDEPFLGRNMGHERDYSDSVAAEIDGEMRALVELAHDEAWEILVEYRDVLDSIVLELIEKETLSTADMARICSRVVKRPPLAPYNGFGKRQPSTEPPVLTPAEKDALKAQAQADGAQAAVGGGSAGSNNSDGTH